One Neovison vison isolate M4711 chromosome 2, ASM_NN_V1, whole genome shotgun sequence genomic window carries:
- the NPS gene encoding neuropeptide S, whose product MGPSSLLDSNHSPRKGADPPFLLASGSQAILLKHRYDWAITPASRPLLASMDQVQGTPYAAGILLYVRKWVSAAPGLSHCSLKFSFTLLLLISTMHMFWCYPVTPSKVSGKSDYFLILLNGCPTRMDRREGLDFLKPIFEKMFMKRSFRNGVGTGMKKTSFRRAKS is encoded by the exons ATGGGCCCGTCTTCTCTTCTGGACTCCAACCACAGCCCACGGAAGGGGGCTGACCCTCCTTTTCTGCTTGCTTCTGGCAGCCAGgccattcttctcaagcacagaTATGATTGGGCCATCACTCCTGCTTCAAGGCCTCTACTGGCATCTATGGATCAAGTCCAGGGCACGCCCTAtgcagcagggatcctgctctaTGTTCGGAAATGGGTTTCTGCAGCACCTGGACTGAGTCACTG CTCATTAAAATTCAGCTTTACTCTACTTCTATTGATTTCTACAATGCATATGTTTTGGTGTTATCCTGTTACACCTTCTAAG GTGTCTGGAAAATCTGATTACTTTCTCATCCTGTTGAACGGCTGCCCAACTAGGATGGACAGGAGAGAGGGACTAGATTTTCTAAAGCCCATTTTCGAGAAGATGTTTATGAAAAGGTCCTTTCGCAATGGAGTTGGCACAGGGATGAAAAAAACTTCCTTTCGAAGAGCAAAATCATGA